In Thiobacter sp. AK1, the following proteins share a genomic window:
- a CDS encoding transposase has translation MTTRNHKTKMLAVEAVASDRDLMKALMKEALQEVLEGEMTEFLGAAPGERTESRNGDRAGDDGRSLITRIGTLIERNVSR, from the coding sequence ATGACCACGAGGAATCATAAGACGAAGATGTTGGCAGTGGAAGCGGTCGCAAGCGACCGCGACCTGATGAAGGCGCTGATGAAGGAAGCCCTGCAAGAGGTTCTGGAAGGCGAGATGACCGAATTTCTGGGGGCGGCGCCAGGCGAGCGGACCGAGAGCAGGAATGGCGACCGTGCGGGCGACGACGGCCGCAGCCTCATCACCCGCATCGGCACGCTTATTGAGCGTAACGTAAGTCGTTGA
- a CDS encoding DEAD/DEAH box helicase, with amino-acid sequence MDVFKLRESLVSDYSSFARSFTSIRADDIRAGVEAAYNSNHFWPEPLIQINPRYKPGDHTSQLAARREILPETAECFPIELYTHQEQAIAFAAKGESFVVTTGTGSGKSLCFFIPIVDAVLRAKRHDSTPRTRAIVIYPMNALANSQREELIKFIGDNSPVSFARYTGQETSEERDRIKDNPPDILLTNFMMLEMLMTRQNETDRKVIENCAGLQFLVLDELHTYRGRQGADVAMLVRRVRERLAPDRLLCIGTSATMSSGGSQDDRNQKVAEVASILFATPISPFNVITEDLDRATDPAQTADSVRPLLGAAIDAGISRSISNEELRTHPLAIWVETRLGITRETGSKWTRAHPRPMAEAARLLASEAGRDERACGEALRTLLLLAASPERNRRPGGSDRAFFAFRLHQFISGAGLVFTTLDVPGSRPVELEGQQFLPSDPTKRLFATYFCRDCGQEYHPVRLIREDGGQKLLPRDIDDMPKTAAGDGQDSSDDDQQAERLGFVLPLSPTDPLEFQGLPEDYPETWIETTRAGEARLKRDYRHLAAERLSVDPGGRVGTGNPVWFMPGKFRYCLRCRAVHGAQGKDSNRLASLSAEGRSSASTILTMSALRWMHGAESRVPEDKRKLLGFTDNRQDAALQSGHFNDFAFVSLLRGAIYRALRNAGPAGLNDSSLGAAVRTALGFDKPPQGDPADSHRREWMQDPQATARDLADAEETLRFVLAYRAWYDQRRGWRYTNPNLEELGLLQTEYVDLDGFCANDALFSNTPALLRDAAPEVRKAVYRCLFDHMRKGLAVDAAALDPQRLNQCKDDALRLLRDPWSIGREERLLGWRWLFVVPPPRNALRGSDEELVLRGGLQTVLGKALRNSRLWGGRPEAASLSRNDYEDLLVALIRAAQSGGFIRRDDNTPFNIPGFRLNAGRIRFRAAADAGTRPNAFFRNLYTAVADLLEHDGCFLFGLEAREHTAQVDGDLRALREARFRFGKPESDSLKSGELLDKARQLGEPNRFLPVMFCSPTMELGVDISALNAVYLRNVPPTPANYVQRAGRAGRSGQAALIVTYCAARSPHDQYFFRDAAGMVHGVVKPPLIDLANQDLIQSHLQAIWLAASRHELDGSISNIVDPSLPRQPVSEAILAALARPVVAEEANRRAVAVLRQVQAHLSPQRAPWFTDAQSYAQAVIANALDAFDRAFNRWRALFTSAERQKQLAQATLDNYTITDRREREDAKRRLRQALDQIDLLLHGHESFSSDFYTYRYLATEGFLPGYNFPRLPLMAYIPGRLDVRRGNTFLQRPRFLALSEFGPRSLVYHEGRAYRVVRARIALSTAEQATADGNLSTRAVRICRHCGAAHFEAHWNDCHACGQSLADATVINGLYRIDNVDTEPTERITANDEERQRQAFELQTVFEWAIRNRRVDARSVRARDSEGDILTLRYGAGATITRINKGLRRRRNPNQFGFLINPRTGWWVKEEADDDEGNDASGEADRLPPQRVVPYVQDHKNALLLQPHGAWSATTLATVQHALKRGIEATYQLEEAELLAEALPDAKNRTGVLFYEAAEGGAGVLTRLVNDPRALAQVARQALHVMHYDVPTDPAAPWPDFAMIDDQPDTRCVAGCYRCLLSYYNQPDHELIDRRDEHARRILWRLAQIETELASDPTMAELPPEPAPAPGWGGQWQQAAARHLPKAPAPAKVRIDGTELLHWPDHYVAVALPDTSRDLQAEWEERGYTFVRFSADPNAWTPMFQRLARLLGLSDGASR; translated from the coding sequence ATGGATGTATTCAAACTACGGGAGAGCTTGGTCTCTGACTACAGCAGCTTCGCTCGTTCGTTCACCTCCATCCGTGCTGACGATATCCGCGCAGGAGTGGAGGCCGCTTACAACAGCAATCACTTTTGGCCTGAACCGCTGATACAGATCAATCCGCGCTACAAACCTGGCGACCACACATCGCAGCTCGCGGCCCGCAGGGAAATCCTGCCTGAAACCGCGGAGTGTTTTCCGATCGAGCTTTACACGCATCAGGAACAGGCGATCGCCTTCGCCGCAAAGGGCGAGAGTTTCGTGGTGACCACGGGAACCGGGTCCGGAAAGTCGCTGTGCTTCTTCATCCCCATCGTAGATGCAGTTCTGCGCGCGAAAAGGCATGACAGCACCCCACGCACGCGCGCGATTGTGATTTATCCGATGAACGCGCTGGCCAACAGCCAGCGCGAAGAGCTGATCAAGTTCATCGGAGACAACAGCCCCGTTTCATTTGCGCGCTATACCGGCCAGGAGACCTCTGAGGAGCGCGACCGGATCAAGGACAATCCGCCCGACATTCTGCTGACCAACTTCATGATGCTGGAAATGCTCATGACCCGGCAGAACGAAACCGACAGGAAGGTGATCGAAAACTGCGCTGGTCTGCAGTTTCTCGTGCTGGACGAATTGCATACCTATCGCGGAAGGCAGGGTGCGGATGTGGCCATGCTGGTGCGCCGCGTACGGGAACGCCTGGCTCCTGACAGGCTTTTGTGCATCGGAACTTCGGCGACGATGTCATCGGGTGGGAGCCAGGACGATCGGAACCAGAAAGTGGCTGAGGTGGCTTCCATACTGTTCGCGACGCCAATTTCGCCATTCAATGTGATCACGGAGGATCTCGACCGCGCCACAGATCCAGCGCAGACAGCCGATTCGGTTCGCCCACTGCTTGGCGCAGCGATAGACGCCGGCATCAGTCGGTCGATCTCGAACGAAGAACTCCGAACCCATCCGCTTGCCATCTGGGTCGAGACGCGTCTTGGAATCACTCGAGAAACCGGCAGCAAATGGACGCGTGCGCATCCGCGCCCCATGGCGGAAGCTGCCCGTCTGCTCGCTAGCGAGGCCGGGCGCGACGAACGCGCATGCGGCGAGGCTCTTCGCACTCTGTTGTTGCTGGCTGCATCGCCAGAGCGCAACCGTCGTCCCGGTGGATCTGACCGGGCATTCTTCGCGTTTCGCCTGCATCAGTTCATCAGCGGCGCAGGCTTGGTGTTCACCACGCTGGATGTGCCGGGCAGTCGCCCGGTCGAGCTCGAAGGCCAGCAGTTTCTGCCTTCCGATCCGACCAAGCGACTCTTTGCCACGTATTTCTGTCGCGACTGCGGACAGGAGTATCACCCTGTTCGACTGATCCGCGAGGATGGTGGCCAGAAGCTTTTGCCCCGCGACATCGATGACATGCCAAAGACCGCCGCGGGAGACGGCCAGGATTCCAGCGACGATGATCAGCAGGCAGAACGGTTGGGTTTTGTCCTGCCGCTGAGTCCGACCGATCCACTGGAGTTCCAGGGTCTTCCAGAGGACTACCCGGAAACATGGATCGAAACGACACGCGCTGGAGAAGCGCGCCTCAAACGCGATTACCGGCATCTGGCAGCAGAACGACTTTCAGTTGACCCTGGTGGCCGGGTCGGAACAGGAAACCCTGTCTGGTTCATGCCGGGCAAGTTCCGATATTGCCTGCGCTGTCGCGCTGTTCATGGGGCGCAGGGCAAGGATAGCAACCGCCTGGCATCGCTTTCGGCCGAAGGCCGCAGCTCCGCCTCGACCATCCTGACCATGAGCGCACTGCGCTGGATGCATGGCGCGGAAAGCAGAGTTCCGGAAGACAAGCGCAAGCTGCTGGGCTTCACCGACAACAGGCAGGATGCCGCTTTGCAGTCGGGTCATTTCAATGACTTTGCGTTTGTGAGCCTGCTGCGCGGCGCGATCTACCGCGCCTTGCGAAACGCAGGCCCTGCCGGCCTGAACGACAGCAGCCTCGGCGCGGCCGTACGCACCGCGCTGGGCTTTGACAAGCCGCCGCAGGGCGATCCGGCCGACAGTCACCGGCGCGAATGGATGCAGGATCCGCAAGCCACTGCGCGCGATCTCGCGGATGCAGAAGAGACACTGCGCTTTGTGCTGGCCTATCGCGCCTGGTACGACCAGCGGCGGGGTTGGCGCTACACCAACCCCAATCTCGAAGAGCTTGGCCTGCTTCAAACCGAGTACGTCGACCTCGACGGCTTCTGCGCCAACGACGCGCTTTTCAGCAACACACCAGCGCTGCTTCGCGACGCCGCGCCCGAGGTGCGTAAGGCCGTTTACCGCTGTCTGTTCGACCACATGCGCAAGGGGCTTGCGGTTGACGCCGCCGCCCTCGATCCGCAGCGTCTCAACCAATGCAAGGACGACGCGCTGCGCCTGCTGCGCGATCCTTGGAGCATTGGCCGGGAAGAGCGCCTCTTGGGATGGCGCTGGCTGTTTGTGGTGCCACCGCCGCGCAATGCCTTGCGTGGGTCAGACGAAGAACTAGTGCTTCGCGGCGGCTTGCAGACCGTCCTCGGCAAGGCCTTGCGAAATTCCCGCTTGTGGGGGGGCCGACCTGAAGCGGCTTCACTGAGCCGCAATGACTATGAGGATTTGCTGGTGGCTCTGATTCGTGCCGCGCAGAGCGGCGGATTCATCCGCCGTGACGATAACACCCCGTTCAATATCCCCGGATTCCGGCTCAACGCCGGGCGCATTCGATTCCGTGCAGCGGCGGACGCGGGCACTCGTCCCAACGCGTTCTTTCGGAACCTATATACCGCCGTCGCCGACTTGCTCGAACATGACGGCTGCTTCCTGTTCGGCTTGGAAGCCCGCGAGCATACCGCCCAGGTCGATGGCGATTTGCGCGCGCTACGCGAGGCCCGCTTCCGCTTCGGCAAGCCCGAGTCTGATAGCCTCAAGAGCGGGGAATTGCTTGACAAGGCCCGACAGTTGGGCGAGCCCAATCGCTTTCTGCCCGTGATGTTCTGTTCGCCGACGATGGAGCTCGGCGTTGATATCTCCGCGCTCAACGCCGTGTATCTGCGCAACGTGCCGCCCACGCCAGCCAACTACGTGCAGCGCGCTGGGCGCGCTGGGCGCAGCGGTCAGGCGGCGCTGATCGTGACGTACTGCGCGGCGCGCAGTCCCCACGACCAGTATTTCTTCCGCGATGCCGCGGGCATGGTTCACGGCGTCGTCAAGCCGCCGCTGATCGATCTGGCCAATCAAGACCTCATCCAAAGTCACCTGCAAGCCATCTGGCTGGCCGCGAGCCGTCATGAGCTGGACGGCTCCATCTCGAACATCGTTGACCCAAGCCTGCCGCGACAGCCGGTGTCCGAAGCCATCCTTGCTGCGCTCGCTCGGCCCGTCGTCGCCGAGGAGGCCAACCGTCGCGCCGTCGCCGTGCTGCGCCAAGTCCAAGCGCATCTTTCACCGCAAAGGGCCCCTTGGTTTACCGACGCGCAGTCTTATGCGCAAGCCGTGATCGCCAATGCACTCGATGCCTTCGACCGGGCGTTCAACCGCTGGCGAGCCCTGTTCACATCGGCTGAGCGACAAAAGCAATTGGCGCAGGCCACCTTAGACAACTACACCATCACCGACAGGCGTGAGCGCGAAGATGCCAAGCGCCGGCTCCGACAGGCGCTCGATCAGATCGACTTGCTGCTGCACGGACACGAGTCGTTCTCCAGCGACTTCTACACCTACCGCTATCTGGCCACAGAAGGGTTCCTGCCCGGATACAACTTTCCCCGTCTGCCGCTGATGGCCTACATCCCAGGTCGTCTGGACGTGCGCAGGGGCAACACCTTCCTGCAACGGCCTCGCTTTCTGGCCTTGTCCGAGTTCGGCCCGCGCAGCCTCGTCTACCACGAAGGACGAGCCTATCGCGTCGTGCGCGCACGCATCGCGCTCTCCACAGCCGAACAGGCCACCGCCGACGGCAACCTCAGCACCCGTGCCGTACGCATTTGCCGGCACTGCGGGGCCGCTCACTTCGAAGCCCACTGGAACGACTGCCACGCCTGCGGGCAGTCTCTCGCCGACGCGACCGTGATCAATGGTCTCTACCGCATCGACAACGTGGACACAGAACCCACGGAACGCATCACCGCCAACGACGAAGAGCGCCAGCGGCAGGCATTCGAGTTGCAAACCGTCTTCGAGTGGGCCATCCGCAATCGCCGCGTGGACGCGCGCAGCGTGCGGGCGCGTGACAGCGAAGGCGATATCCTCACCCTGCGCTATGGTGCTGGCGCGACCATCACGCGGATCAACAAGGGCTTGCGCCGCCGCCGCAATCCCAACCAATTCGGCTTTCTCATCAATCCACGCACGGGCTGGTGGGTGAAGGAGGAGGCAGACGACGACGAGGGCAACGATGCCAGCGGCGAGGCCGATCGACTGCCACCGCAGCGTGTCGTCCCCTACGTGCAGGACCACAAGAACGCGCTGCTCCTGCAGCCGCATGGAGCCTGGTCGGCGACCACCCTGGCGACGGTGCAGCACGCGCTCAAGCGCGGCATCGAGGCGACCTACCAGTTAGAAGAAGCCGAACTCCTTGCAGAGGCTCTGCCAGATGCCAAGAACCGCACGGGTGTGCTCTTTTACGAAGCCGCCGAGGGTGGCGCGGGTGTGCTCACCCGGCTCGTCAATGATCCCCGTGCCTTGGCTCAGGTCGCACGCCAGGCACTGCACGTCATGCATTACGACGTACCAACCGATCCGGCAGCGCCATGGCCCGATTTCGCAATGATCGACGACCAACCCGACACCCGCTGTGTGGCGGGCTGCTATCGATGCCTGCTGTCGTATTACAACCAACCCGACCACGAGCTCATCGACCGGCGCGACGAACACGCCCGGCGCATCCTCTGGCGGCTTGCGCAAATCGAAACCGAGCTTGCCTCCGACCCCACCATGGCTGAACTACCGCCAGAACCAGCGCCAGCACCCGGCTGGGGGGGCCAATGGCAGCAGGCCGCCGCGCGACACTTGCCCAAAGCCCCGGCACCGGCCAAGGTGCGCATCGACGGCACCGAATTGCTGCACTGGCCCGATCATTACGTGGCGGTGGCGCTGCCCGATACTAGCCGCGACCTGCAGGCGGAATGGGAGGAGCGGGGCTACACCTTCGTGCGCTTTTCGGCCGATCCCAATGCCTGGACGCCGATGTTCCAGCGCCTGGCCCGGCTTCTCGGCCTGTCTGACGGGGCATCCCGATGA
- a CDS encoding ribbon-helix-helix protein, CopG family gives MATDSPPTALRWQRNGIYRKKDTQLQRLAASMKVSLAWVVRQAIEEYMAKQRPGSAPDKRTK, from the coding sequence ATGGCGACAGACTCACCGCCTACCGCCCTGCGGTGGCAGCGGAACGGAATTTACAGAAAGAAAGATACACAACTGCAGCGGCTCGCCGCGAGCATGAAGGTGTCGTTGGCATGGGTCGTTCGACAGGCAATCGAAGAATATATGGCCAAGCAGCGGCCCGGATCGGCCCCGGACAAGAGGACAAAGTAA
- a CDS encoding Tex family protein: protein MLPPIEHRIAAELGVKPQQVCAAIALLDDGATVPFIARYRKEATGGLNDSQLRTLEERLVYMRELEARRAAILASIQEQGKLTPELANEIAQAQTKERLEDLYLPYKPKRRTKAQIAREAGLAPLAEALLTDPTLCPEDEAEKYLNAQAGFPDVKGVLEGARQILMERFAEDAELLGSLRTYLEQHGVVKATVVAGQEEAGAKFRDYFDFAEPWARIPSHRALALFRGRNEAVLQLALVLDSELTAEPGATHPCEALIAARFGIRDQGRAADRWLLETVRWAWKVKISLHLELTLMHALRERAQEEAIRVFAGNLKDLLLAAPAGPRPTIGLDPGLRTGVKVAAVDGTGKLLDTATLYPHEPRRDWEGALRALAAMAKKYHIELIAIGNGTASRETDRLVAELIRRHPELGLTKVMVSEAGASVYSASELAAREFPDLDVTLRGAVSIARRLQDPLAELVKIDPKSIGVGQYQHDVSQTRLARALDAVVEDCVNAVGVDLNTASVPLLARISGLNQSLAAQIVAWRDTHGPFRNRQELKNVPRLGEKTFEQAAGFLRIMQGDNPLDASAVHPEAYPVVERILADLGRSLREVLGNARILQSVPATKYTDERFGLPTVRDILRELEKPGRDPRPEFRTVRFQEGVEDMRDLKPGMVLEGVVTNVTNFGAFVDIGVHQDGLVHVSALSERFVKDPRAVVKAGDVVKVQVLEVDLPRRRISLSMRLTDGAEAAPRGMSEVGRGRRSKNQRREDAPAAQGAMAAALARLRR, encoded by the coding sequence TGCCGCCGAACTTGGCGTCAAACCCCAACAAGTTTGCGCTGCCATCGCCTTGCTCGACGATGGCGCGACGGTGCCCTTCATCGCCCGCTACCGCAAGGAGGCCACCGGTGGGCTTAACGACAGCCAGCTGCGCACGCTGGAAGAGCGCTTGGTCTATATGCGCGAGCTGGAGGCGCGCCGCGCCGCCATCCTCGCCAGCATTCAGGAGCAGGGCAAGCTCACGCCAGAACTCGCGAACGAGATCGCGCAAGCGCAGACCAAAGAGCGGCTGGAAGATCTCTATCTGCCCTACAAGCCCAAACGCCGTACCAAGGCTCAAATCGCCCGTGAAGCGGGACTCGCGCCGCTCGCCGAGGCGCTGCTCACTGACCCCACTTTGTGCCCGGAAGACGAGGCGGAAAAGTATCTCAACGCGCAAGCCGGCTTTCCGGATGTGAAAGGCGTGCTGGAAGGCGCGCGCCAGATTTTGATGGAACGCTTCGCTGAGGACGCTGAGCTGCTGGGAAGCTTGCGCACCTACTTGGAACAACACGGCGTGGTGAAAGCGACGGTGGTGGCGGGCCAGGAAGAAGCGGGCGCTAAGTTCCGCGACTATTTCGACTTCGCGGAACCCTGGGCCCGCATTCCATCCCATCGCGCACTGGCCCTGTTTCGGGGACGCAACGAGGCGGTGCTACAGCTTGCACTGGTGCTGGATTCAGAACTCACCGCCGAGCCCGGCGCGACCCATCCCTGCGAGGCGCTTATTGCCGCCCGCTTTGGCATTCGCGATCAGGGCCGCGCAGCCGACCGCTGGCTCCTAGAAACGGTGCGTTGGGCGTGGAAGGTGAAGATTTCCCTGCACCTGGAGCTTACGCTGATGCATGCCCTGCGCGAGCGCGCGCAGGAGGAGGCGATTCGCGTCTTCGCCGGTAATCTCAAGGATTTGCTGCTCGCCGCGCCCGCTGGCCCGCGCCCCACCATCGGGCTCGATCCCGGCTTGCGCACTGGCGTGAAAGTGGCCGCGGTGGATGGCACCGGCAAGCTGCTGGATACGGCCACCCTCTATCCCCACGAACCCAGACGCGACTGGGAGGGCGCCTTGCGCGCATTGGCTGCGATGGCGAAGAAGTACCACATCGAACTGATCGCCATCGGCAATGGCACGGCCTCGCGCGAAACGGACCGACTGGTGGCCGAGCTCATTCGTCGTCATCCGGAACTGGGCCTGACCAAGGTGATGGTGTCGGAAGCCGGTGCCTCGGTGTATTCCGCCTCCGAGTTGGCGGCACGGGAATTCCCGGATCTCGACGTTACGCTGCGGGGCGCGGTGTCCATCGCGCGCCGTCTGCAGGACCCACTGGCGGAGCTGGTGAAGATCGATCCCAAGTCCATCGGCGTCGGTCAGTATCAGCACGATGTGTCCCAGACGCGGCTGGCGCGTGCCCTGGATGCGGTGGTGGAAGACTGCGTGAATGCTGTCGGGGTGGATCTCAATACCGCGTCCGTGCCACTGCTTGCGCGCATCTCGGGGCTCAATCAGAGCCTCGCCGCGCAGATCGTGGCCTGGCGTGACACGCACGGTCCCTTCCGCAACCGCCAGGAGCTGAAGAATGTACCTCGCCTCGGTGAGAAGACTTTCGAGCAGGCGGCAGGCTTTCTGCGCATCATGCAGGGTGACAACCCCCTGGATGCCTCCGCTGTGCACCCGGAAGCCTATCCCGTGGTGGAGCGCATCCTCGCCGACCTGGGCAGGAGTCTGCGCGAGGTACTGGGCAATGCCCGGATCTTGCAAAGCGTGCCGGCCACGAAATACACGGATGAACGCTTCGGTCTGCCCACGGTGAGGGACATCCTGCGTGAGCTGGAAAAACCTGGCCGCGATCCGCGGCCGGAATTCCGCACCGTCCGTTTCCAGGAGGGCGTGGAAGACATGCGCGATCTCAAGCCGGGCATGGTGCTGGAAGGCGTGGTCACCAACGTCACCAACTTTGGCGCCTTCGTGGACATCGGTGTGCACCAGGATGGGCTGGTACACGTCTCGGCCCTCTCGGAACGCTTCGTGAAGGACCCGCGCGCGGTGGTGAAAGCGGGCGATGTGGTCAAGGTGCAGGTGCTGGAAGTGGATCTGCCGCGGCGGCGCATTTCCCTCAGCATGCGGCTTACCGATGGGGCGGAGGCGGCGCCGCGAGGCATGAGCGAAGTGGGGCGCGGGCGGCGCAGCAAAAACCAGCGGCGCGAGGATGCGCCTGCGGCCCAGGGTGCCATGGCCGCCGCGCTGGCCAGACTCAGGCGCTAG